Proteins encoded in a region of the Chelonoidis abingdonii isolate Lonesome George chromosome 2, CheloAbing_2.0, whole genome shotgun sequence genome:
- the PRNP gene encoding major prion protein homolog has protein sequence MGRYRITCWIVILFVVMWSNVSLSKRGKGKGRGSGNTGSNRYPSNPGYPQNPGYPQNPGYPRNPGYPHNPGYPPNPAYPPNPAYPPNPGYPRNPSYPHYPSYPAGGGQHYNPAGGGTNFKNQKPWKPDKPKTNMKAVAGAAVAGAVVGGLGGYALGSAMSGMRINFDHPDERRWWDENSNRYPNRVYYKEYNDRSVPEGRFVWDCVNITVTQYNIDPNENQNVTQVEARVMKHVIHEMCLEQYQQYRLASGVKLLSDPSLMLIIMLVFFFVIH, from the coding sequence ATGGGGAGGTACCGGATAACCTGCTGGATAGTCATCCTTTTTGTTGTGATGTGGAGCAACGTTTCCCTTTCCAAAAGAGGAAAGGGTAAAGGTAGAGGCAGTGGGAACACAGGAAGCAACCGCTATCCCAGCAACCCTGGCTACCCCCAAAACCCTGGCTATCCCCAAAACCCTGGCTACCCCAGAAACCCTGGCTACCCCCATAATCCTGGTTACCCACCCAATCCCGCCTACCCGCCAAATCCCGCCTACCCCCCAAATCCCGGCTATCCCAGGAACCCTAGCTACCCCCACTATCCCAGCTACCCTGCTGGTGGTGGGCAGCACTACAACCCAGCTGGTGGCGGAACAAACTTCAAAAACCAGAAGCCCTGGAAGCCTGATAAACCCAAAACCAACATGAAAGCcgtggcaggagcagcagtggcaggcGCTGTGGTGGGTGGCCTAGGTGGCTACGCCCTGGGAAGTGCAATGTCAGGAATGCGCATTAATTTTGACCATCCTGACGAGCGCCGGTGGTGGGACGAAAACTCCAATCGCTATCCCAACAGAGTGTACTACAAGGAATACAATGACCGCTCCGTTCCAGAGGGAAGGTTTGTGTGGGATTGTGTGAATATCACAGTGACCCAATACAACATTGATCccaatgaaaatcaaaatgtgaCCCAGGTAGAAGCCAGAGTCATGAAGCATGTGATACACGAGATGTGCCTGGAGCAATATCAGCAATACCGGCTGGCCTCTGGTGTCAAACTACTCTCTGACCCCTCGCTCATGCTGATTATCatgcttgtctttttttttgtaatacaTTAA